The Paenibacillus tianjinensis genome has a window encoding:
- the tkt gene encoding transketolase, with translation MTEQAKEQAIHKEENSTVDNLAITTIRTLAIDAIEKANSGHPGMPMGSAPMGYQLFAKTMNHNPDHPTWVNRDRFVLSAGHGSMLLYSLLHLSGYDLPMEELKQFRQWGSLTPGHPEFGHTAGVDATTGPLGQGIGMAVGMAMAEAQLGATYNKDNYNVIDHYTYAICGDGDLMEGISSESASLAGHLKLGKLIVMYDSNDISLDGKLNLAFSENVAKRFEAYGWQVLRVEDGNDLPALGQAIAEAQADSSKPTLIEVKTVIGYGSPNKQGKGGHGGTHGSPLGADEAKLTKDFYKWVYEEDFYVPDEVRARFAEVKEKGIAANKAWDEKFAAYKQAYPELAAQLETAISGELPAGWDANLPFYKAEDKAVSTRVASGHALNGLTAGVPQLVGGSADLESSTMTHLNGLTQFTPDSYDGRNIYFGVREFGMAAAMNGIALHSGLKVFGGTFFVFTDYLRPAVRLASIMKLPVTYVLTHDSIAVGEDGPTHEPIEQLASLRIIPGLTVIRPADANETSAAWAYAVENTANPVALVLTRQNLPILPGTVEGVRDNIKRGGYVVSDSKNGTPQAQIIATGSEVQLAVKAQAALAEEGIDVRVISLPSWDLFEKQDKAYRDSVILPEVKARLAVEMAQTFGWERYTGDQGDILGITTFGASAPGDIVMKEYGFTVENVVSRVKALL, from the coding sequence ATGACTGAACAGGCAAAAGAACAAGCGATCCATAAGGAAGAAAATTCGACGGTGGATAACCTGGCGATCACAACCATCCGTACTTTGGCAATCGATGCAATTGAAAAAGCCAATTCCGGACACCCGGGTATGCCGATGGGCTCCGCACCAATGGGTTACCAACTATTTGCCAAAACTATGAATCACAATCCGGATCATCCGACTTGGGTTAACCGTGACCGTTTTGTATTGTCCGCCGGACATGGCTCCATGCTGCTGTACAGCTTGCTGCACCTGAGCGGCTACGATCTGCCGATGGAAGAATTGAAGCAATTCCGCCAATGGGGCAGCTTGACTCCTGGTCATCCTGAATTTGGCCACACTGCAGGTGTGGATGCTACCACTGGTCCGCTTGGACAAGGTATCGGTATGGCTGTAGGTATGGCAATGGCTGAAGCTCAGCTGGGCGCTACTTATAATAAAGACAACTACAATGTAATTGACCACTATACGTACGCAATCTGCGGTGACGGCGATCTTATGGAAGGTATTTCTTCCGAGTCTGCTTCCCTGGCAGGACACCTTAAGCTGGGCAAGCTGATTGTTATGTACGATTCAAATGATATCTCGCTCGATGGTAAGCTGAACCTGGCTTTCTCTGAGAATGTTGCGAAGCGCTTTGAAGCTTACGGCTGGCAGGTTCTGCGCGTAGAAGACGGCAACGATCTTCCGGCTCTGGGCCAAGCGATTGCGGAAGCACAAGCGGACAGCAGCAAACCAACCCTGATTGAAGTGAAGACGGTTATCGGCTACGGCAGCCCGAACAAGCAAGGTAAAGGCGGCCACGGCGGTACTCACGGCTCCCCGCTGGGTGCTGATGAAGCGAAGCTGACTAAAGACTTCTACAAATGGGTATACGAAGAAGATTTCTATGTACCTGATGAAGTGCGCGCGCGTTTTGCTGAAGTGAAAGAAAAAGGCATCGCGGCTAACAAAGCATGGGATGAGAAATTCGCAGCTTACAAACAAGCCTATCCAGAGCTAGCTGCACAGCTCGAAACAGCCATCAGCGGTGAGCTTCCAGCGGGCTGGGATGCAAACCTTCCATTCTACAAAGCAGAAGACAAAGCAGTATCCACACGTGTGGCTTCCGGTCATGCACTCAACGGCCTGACTGCCGGCGTACCTCAGCTGGTGGGCGGTTCCGCGGACCTTGAAAGCTCAACAATGACTCACCTGAATGGTCTGACTCAATTTACACCTGATTCCTACGACGGCCGCAACATCTACTTCGGCGTACGCGAATTCGGTATGGCTGCAGCAATGAACGGGATTGCCCTGCACAGCGGTCTCAAAGTATTCGGCGGTACCTTCTTCGTATTCACCGATTACCTGCGTCCGGCTGTCCGTCTGGCTTCGATCATGAAGCTGCCGGTAACTTATGTTCTTACTCATGACAGTATCGCTGTCGGCGAAGACGGTCCTACCCATGAGCCTATCGAACAATTGGCTTCCCTGCGCATTATCCCGGGTCTGACTGTTATTCGTCCAGCTGATGCCAATGAAACTTCTGCGGCTTGGGCATATGCAGTAGAGAACACTGCCAATCCTGTGGCACTGGTGCTTACCCGCCAGAACCTGCCGATCCTGCCAGGTACTGTTGAAGGCGTACGCGATAACATCAAACGCGGCGGATATGTTGTCTCCGATTCCAAGAACGGTACTCCGCAGGCACAGATCATTGCTACCGGTTCTGAAGTGCAGCTGGCTGTAAAAGCCCAAGCAGCGCTGGCTGAAGAAGGTATTGATGTACGTGTTATCAGCTTGCCGAGCTGGGATCTGTTCGAAAAACAGGACAAAGCTTACCGCGATTCCGTTATCCTGCCTGAAGTTAAAGCCCGTCTGGCAGTTGAAATGGCACAGACCTTCGGCTGGGAGCGTTACACAGGCGATCAGGGCGACATTCTCGGTATCACTACATTCGGTGCTTCCGCGCCTGGCGATATCGTAATGAAAGAATACGGCTTCACAGTAGAAAATGTAGTCAGCCGCGTAAAAGCACTGCTATAA